CAAATTATATAAGACACCTTACAGTATACCTTTTTATATTAATCATTTTTTTGTGTTCTTTCTTGTATCCTTTTCCATCTGATATTGATCAAGCTGCAGAAACATCCTTTAGTTTTGAGGTTACAAATCCAACCGTTAATGAGAATTTTAAAAATAAAAATCTCCAATTTTCTGGAACCTACACATTAGATACAAATACTGACCCTAATGCAAAATTATCTGTAACGATCACGGATACTACCGATCCAACAAATCCTGTGGTTATCCCCTCAGATACGATGATTATTTCTGATAATGCATGGTCATTTAGTAAAGATTTCACTGATGGGCATTAGGCGGAAACTTTATAAAAGATAAAACAAAAAGCCCAGTTGACCAAGATAATACAGTTAATTATTGTATGGCTTGCCATGATGGAACGACTGCTACAAGAGTCGAGACAGGTGAAACAATGAGAATTGCTTCAAAAGTAGATAATATGGATGTATCAACAAGTTCAAAACACGATGAATTTCTTGATTCCAAACATCTAGCCAATCAAGGATCCTGTTCCTCTTGTCATGATCCGCATTTGCTTTGGACAAAAGATAATCCTAATATGTTAAAGGATCACTTTGTTTTGATCATACGGGCATTGAGGGCGCTCCCCAAGACCCAGCCGAAATTGATAGAGATAATACGCTATGTGAAAATTGCCATGATGATAAAACTGGAATGTATGAGGATTCTGCTGGAGTAACGTACGACATTTTCCATTACAGAAAAAGTACAACTAGATTAGGAGATATTTCAGATAATGAGTTATGCCTCCGTTGTCATAATGCAGATAAGGTTCAAAAAGGTGAAGTTCAATCAGATATTCAACCCTTATATATAAAAACCAGTTCAAAACATAACTTTGCAGCCCTTGATGGCAGTAATGTAACTGGTCCATTACCTTGTGCTGAATGTCATGAAACACATAGTTCTAGCAATATTAAATTATTAAAAAATAAGTTAGGTCAAGAAAATCAAGATGGTGATTTTTCTGCCCCCTCAGGTGGATGGAATAATGATGCAGAAAAACAATTCTGCATGAAATGCCATAATGGTACTACCGCTGTTTATGGTGTTGTAGGAATAGCAGTTGATGATAATCATGACTTAGTTAATGACCCTAATTACCCTAATGATCTAACCAAAAAAATACATTTAGCTTGTTCAAAATGCCATGGTGGTACATCACAATC
The Neobacillus sp. PS3-40 genome window above contains:
- a CDS encoding cytochrome c3 family protein, producing MYEDSAGVTYDIFHYRKSTTRLGDISDNELCLRCHNADKVQKGEVQSDIQPLYIKTSSKHNFAALDGSNVTGPLPCAECHETHSSSNIKLLKNKLGQENQDGDFSAPSGGWNNDAEKQFCMKCHNGTTAVYGVVGIAVDDNHDLVNDPNYPNDLTKKIHLACSKCHGGTSQSFIEAAHAPQASTESPSP